In the genome of bacterium, the window GTAATCACGGATTAGTGCCTAAGACGGTGCTTTATTCACCTGTCCCTAATCATGATTTAGAAGAAGAACTGTATTATGGAAAAAAGCGCAGCCCCGTCAGGCGCTTTACTCTCTTGGGCGCACTTACTGGACTTTCCGGAGCTTTTTTAATGACCTGCTGGATGTCTTTAGATTATCCGCTGCGTGTAAGTGCTAAGCCATTAGTCTCAATCCCATCGTTTGTTGTGATTGGGTTTGAGTGTACGATTTTACTTGGGGCAATTTTTACATTAATTGGCATGCTACATAATTCTAGAATTCCGCACATTTTTAGTAGTCCCGGATACCGCCCAAATTTTAGCAAGGACATTTTTGGCTTAGTTGTTCGCGTTGCTAAAGACCAAGCTCCTGGAATTGAATCTGAGTTTCGCAGTTTTGGAGCAGAGAAGGTGGAGAGTGAATATGTCCGATAGTATAAATCTAAAAGATGGTTTGGCACTGTCAATCTATGTCATCCTGAGCGGAGCGCGGCGAAGTCCAAGGATCTCCAAAATATATATGATCACTGTATTATATATTGCGCTTGCCCAATCTGCCTACGCCTTGCCTTGGGATACAGATTTAAATCATCAGCAGTCTTATAAAACTTCAGAAATGGCTCGCTCTCCTGTTAAGGGAACAATTCCTTTAGGCGCAAAGCCGTTTACGCTGTCACATGAAGATGCTGGAAAGAATTTAAAAAACCCCAGCACTCCGACGCGTGCATCGCTGTGGCGTGCCCGCCGTTTATGGAATTCAAACTGTGCCACCTGTCATGGTCTTCAGGGTGATGGCAATAGTGTAGTTGGCCCACAAGTTAAAGCACCCTCACTTAAGTTAGATCTTTATAAGAGCCGCACGGATGGATGGATATATTCTGTAATCCATGCTGGTCTAAATAATATGCCGCGTTACGGTTATAAACTTACCGAACAAGACCATTGGGATCTTGTAAATTATGTTCGTTATATCCAAGGACAGCATCAAGATTTAATCGCAGCGCAAAATTAGAAGATAACCTTATGTCACACTCGCTATCATCTGTTGATTTAAAAGACGTTCCAGAAATTCTTGCTCAAGAGCCGATCAGGGTGCGCTCAATTGAAAAGGGCATGCTCTGGGCATTTTTAATTGCTGGCATTTTGTCACTTGGTTTTGGATTGATGGACGAAACACTTGTGGACACTACCTGGCTTTGTCTGCATGTAAATGCGGTGTTTTGGTTTGACTTAGCGATTGCTTCAGCTGGATTTTCTGCGGTTTTTCATATTTCAAATTCACAGTGGTCACGTCCAATCCGTAGGCTTTTTGAATCAACTTCAGCAGCTGTTTTTTGGTTTGTCATTCCGCTTGTTGCCTTGCGCTTTGGTTACGAACATTTGTTTGGTTGGGCCCATGATCCGAGTGCTCATAATGGGCGTGGTATGTGGCTTGATGAAGACTTTCTGTTTACGAGGGTTACTGTTGCAGCGCTTTTAATTGCCTGGTTGGTCTGGCGCATTGTTAAATTATCAGTTGCGCGCGATATCGTCAGCGTGCGTTCAGGTATTACGGGGATTAATAAGGATGCGCTTTCACGTTGGTTTGACGGCAAGCTTAATCATTACGCGCTGGGAACGGATACTCAGGCACTTGCTACAGTGGAAGAGAAAATGAGCTATTCGAGTCCAGTCGTGGTTATTTTTTATGCACTCTGTATCTCAGTTGTAGCATTTGATGTTGTAATGTCGGTTGACCCGCATTGGTATTCAACTCTTTTTGGCGCGCTGATCTTTATGAGCGCAGTCTACTCAGCGGTTGCTTGGCAGGCGGTTTGTCAAAATCTCGCTCGGGATTGGCATCCAATTTTTCGCAAGAAGATTGAGCGCCGCACCCTACACGACCTAGGCAAGCTTCTTTTTGGTTTTGGTATTTTCTGGGCGTATATGTTTTGGAGTCACTATTTGACGATTTGGTATGGGAATATCCCAGAAGAAACGCATTGGGTGATTGTGCGATTACGTGAAGAGCCTTGGCACGGCTTAGCCTGGCTGGTCTTGGGCTGTAGTTTTATCATTCCATTTTTACTTGGGCTTAGTCGCGATCTTAAGCAGGTGCCTCAGCTTTTACTGGCAACTGGCGTGATTGTGCTTTTTGGTCAATGGCTGCAGATTTATTTATTGATTGTGCCCTTTCACTATCCGGACATCATACCGCTTAGTGTCCACCAAGTGTTAATTACTTTCGGTTTTATGGCGGCATTATTGTTATTGCAAATTCGGTTTCTTTCCCGAGTGCCGTTGATTCCGTTTGGTGATTTATATTTAACGCAAGGCAGTCATGCTCAAGCTGCGCATGAAGCTCACGGGCATGCTTAAGATAGGTTTGAATTAAAGCTCATGCAGCGCTGCGCCACACAATTTAATGTTTGGCGCGTTTTCCGGTTTACTGCTGACTTGATCTTGATTAGCCTAGCTCTTGTCGCGCTAGCGCATTCCTTCCGGTTAATCTTTGAAAATATTAACAATCTGCCCCGCGATGACGATTTTAATTCAGTCATAGACTTATTGACTCGCCTCAATGCAAG includes:
- a CDS encoding DUF3341 domain-containing protein; this encodes MSTDYVVVGHFKFVDDARKAIISLRNHGLVPKTVLYSPVPNHDLEEELYYGKKRSPVRRFTLLGALTGLSGAFLMTCWMSLDYPLRVSAKPLVSIPSFVVIGFECTILLGAIFTLIGMLHNSRIPHIFSSPGYRPNFSKDIFGLVVRVAKDQAPGIESEFRSFGAEKVESEYVR
- a CDS encoding cytochrome c, with product MSDSINLKDGLALSIYVILSGARRSPRISKIYMITVLYIALAQSAYALPWDTDLNHQQSYKTSEMARSPVKGTIPLGAKPFTLSHEDAGKNLKNPSTPTRASLWRARRLWNSNCATCHGLQGDGNSVVGPQVKAPSLKLDLYKSRTDGWIYSVIHAGLNNMPRYGYKLTEQDHWDLVNYVRYIQGQHQDLIAAQN